One stretch of Microplitis mediator isolate UGA2020A chromosome 9, iyMicMedi2.1, whole genome shotgun sequence DNA includes these proteins:
- the LOC130675201 gene encoding uncharacterized protein LOC130675201 codes for MNILHFKQSITRNQYVFNEHTINILKNRFCIYLNRFLAYIRTSNPILTVEQEIEFSIFLKTLFKLIILVTEREEEDFILNEIDTMSSSVICHVMLYEKCRQFFRLTLEINEVKLEKIDWSLDSWSKNYWSFLHALSIILQYCYEKKSAKSLHNYLAALLLNFDLVLPCSDCRYNYKIKNPLINVSLPIIYSEDAIFMVYSLHNDVRSVSGIDKYSFNQFLNDWSIQISASNVSTLDAKYVL; via the coding sequence atgaatataTTGCATTTCAAACAATCAATTACAAGAAATCAGTATGTTTTTAATGAACATACCATCAATATACTAAAAAACCGCTTTTGTATTTACTTGAATCGATTTCTAGCATACATTAGAACGTCTAATCCTATATTAACTGTTGAAcaagaaattgaattttcaatatttttgaaaacactTTTTAAACTGATAATACTTGTCACTGAACGCGAAGAagaagattttattttaaacgaaaTAGATACCATGAGTAGTTCAGTTATTTGTCATGTAATGCTTTACGAAAAATGTCGCCAATTTTTCAGACTTACATTAGAAATAAACGAAGTAAAACTCGAAAAAATAGATTGGTCACTTGATTCGTGGAGTAAGAATTACTGGAGTTTTCTGCATgctttatcaattattttacaatattgttacgaaaaaaaatcagcCAAGTCACTTCACAATTATTTAGCTGCGCTTCTGTTGAACTTTGACTTAGTATTACCTTGTAGTGATTGTAGATATAACTATAAGATTAAAAATCCATTAATAAATGTATCGCTACCCATCATTTATAGTGAGGATGCAATTTTCATGGTTTACAGTTTACACAATGATGTCCGCTCAGTAAGCGGCATTGACAAATATTCTTTTAATCAATTCCTTAATGATTGGAGTATTCAAATATCAGCTTCAAACGTATCGACATTGGATGCCAAATATGTACTataa